From the Micromonospora echinofusca genome, the window CGCCCCCGGCGGATCGCGACGCTCTCGGTACACACCTCCCCTCTGCACCAGCCGGGCACCGGCGACGCAGGGGGGATGAACGTATACATCCTGGAAATCGCCCGCAGGCTGGCGGAGGCGGACGTCGAGGTGGAGATCTTCACCCGGGCCACCTCCGGCGACCTCCCCCCGGTGGTCGAGACGGCCCCGGGCGTGCACGTCCGGCACGTCCCGGCGGGGCCCCTGGAGGGGCTCACCAAGGAGGAACTGCCGGGGCAGCTCTGCGCGTTCACGGCGGGCGTGCTCCGCGCCGAGGCGGCCCGTCCGCCGGGCCACTACGACCTGATCCACTCCCACTACTGGCTCTCCGGGCAGGTCGGCTGGCTGGCCAAGGAGCGCTGGGGGGTGCCGTTGGTGCATACCGCGCACACCCTGGCGAAGGTCAAGAACGCCCAGCTCGCCGCCGGTGACCGACCCGAGCCGAAGGCGCGCGTCATCGGCGAGGAGCAGGTGGTCGCCGAGGCCGACCGGCTGGTCGCGAACACGACGGTCGAGGCCCGTGACCTGATCGACCGGTACGACGCCGACCCGGCCCGGGTCGCGGTGGTCGAGCCCGGCGTGGACCTGGACCGGTTCCGCCCGGCCCCCGGCGACCGCGAGCGCGTCGCTGCCGCCGCCCGCCGGCGCCTCGGACTGCCCGCCACCGGGTACGTGGTGGCCTTCGTCGGCCGCATCCAGCCGCTGAAGGCCCCGGACGTGCTCATCCGCGCGGTGGCCGCCCTGCGCGAGCGCGACCCGGGGCTCGCCGACGAGGTGACCGTGGTGATCTGCGGGGGCCCCAGCGGCAGCGGGCTGGACCGCCCGACCGCCCTGATGGAGCTGGCCGCCACGCTCGGCGTCGCCGACCGGGTGCGTTTCCTGCCCCCGCTCACCGGCGACGACCTGCCCGCCCTGTACCGGGCCGCCGACCTGGTCGCGGTGCCGTCGTACAACGAATCCTTCGGCCTGGTCGCGCTGGAGGCACAGGCCTGCGGTACGCCGGTGGTGGCCGCCGCCGTCGGTGGCCTCGTGACCGCCGTCCGGGACCAGGTCAGCGGCGTGCTCATCGACGGCCACGACCCGGCCGACTGGGCCCGTACGCTCGCTCGCCTGCTGCCGGCCCGGCTCCGCCGCGCCGAGCTGGCCCGGGGCGCCGCGCGGCACGCCCGCAACTTCTCCTGGCACCGCACCGCCTCCGGGCTGCTCACCGTCTACGGCGAGGCGATCGCCGCGCACCGGTCCCGGCTCGCCTCCGAGCTGGCCTGCGGGCCGGCGATGTCCTGCTCCTGGTGACCGACCGGGCCGGCCGCCGTCGCCCGGTGGCCCGGCGATGGCGGCCGTAGAGTGGATCCGATGAGCGGGAAGAGCGATCTTGCGGCCCTGATCGAGTCGGTCTGCGACGAGCGGGAACTGGCCTGGGAGTCGACCGGCCCGGGCTCGTACGCGGTCACGCTGCCGGGCACCCACAAGCTGAAGACGATCTGCAACCTGATCGTCGGCGAGCACGCGCTGCGGATCGAGGCGTTCGTGATGCGCCAGCCGGACGAGCGCCGCGAGGAGCTGTGGGCCTGGCTCCTCCAGCGCAACGCCCGCATGTACGGCGTGTCGTTCTCCGTCGACGCGGTCGGCGACGTCTACCTGACCGGCCGCGTCAATCCCGCCGGGATCGACGCCGACGAGCTGGACCGGCTGCTGGGCGCGGTGCTGACGTACGCCGACGAGTCCTTCGACACGATGCTGGAGATCGGCTTCGGCAGCTCGATCCGGCGGGAGTGGGAGTGGCGGGTCAAGCGGGGCGAGTCCACCGCGAACCTCGCGGCGTTCGCGCACCTCTTCGAGCCGTCCCCGGCCGCCGCCGATCCCAACCGGCCGGCCGCCGGGTAGTCCGGCGACGCCTCGGGCACAGGTGCCCGGGTCGGAGGTTCGGACCGGTCCTGACGGGTATGCCGCACCGCGCGGTGCGGCACTGGGACCCGCCGCGCGCCGAAGACCAACTGTCGAGGAGCGTGAGCGTCCCATGGCTCAGCGGAACAGCTCAGGTCGCGGCGGGACTGCGACCAGGACGAAACGGCAGGCGGGCAACCAGACCCCGAACACCCCGACGATCTCCGAATCCGAGATCTCCCGGATGAAGGTGGACGAGATCCGGGGGCAGCTCCGCAAGCGCGGGGTCTCCGGCATCTCCGCCCTGCGCAAGCCGGAACTGGTGAAGACGCTGGCGAAGACCCTGCGGGCGGAGCGGCCGGCGGGCGGCGCCGCGCGTCGCAGCACCGGACCGGCCGGTCGGGCGACGGGGACCCGGGCATCCGCCGGGCGGGCTGCCGCCACGAAGAAGGCCGCGTCGGGCCGGGCGGCGGGCAAGGCCGCACCGGGCCGGGCACAGGCGGCGAACAAGGCCGCCCCGGCGAAGAAGGCGGCCG encodes:
- the mshA gene encoding D-inositol-3-phosphate glycosyltransferase; translation: MAELHTGVGRQRGARPWPRPRRIATLSVHTSPLHQPGTGDAGGMNVYILEIARRLAEADVEVEIFTRATSGDLPPVVETAPGVHVRHVPAGPLEGLTKEELPGQLCAFTAGVLRAEAARPPGHYDLIHSHYWLSGQVGWLAKERWGVPLVHTAHTLAKVKNAQLAAGDRPEPKARVIGEEQVVAEADRLVANTTVEARDLIDRYDADPARVAVVEPGVDLDRFRPAPGDRERVAAAARRRLGLPATGYVVAFVGRIQPLKAPDVLIRAVAALRERDPGLADEVTVVICGGPSGSGLDRPTALMELAATLGVADRVRFLPPLTGDDLPALYRAADLVAVPSYNESFGLVALEAQACGTPVVAAAVGGLVTAVRDQVSGVLIDGHDPADWARTLARLLPARLRRAELARGAARHARNFSWHRTASGLLTVYGEAIAAHRSRLASELACGPAMSCSW
- a CDS encoding type III secretion system chaperone family protein translates to MSGKSDLAALIESVCDERELAWESTGPGSYAVTLPGTHKLKTICNLIVGEHALRIEAFVMRQPDERREELWAWLLQRNARMYGVSFSVDAVGDVYLTGRVNPAGIDADELDRLLGAVLTYADESFDTMLEIGFGSSIRREWEWRVKRGESTANLAAFAHLFEPSPAAADPNRPAAG